The following proteins come from a genomic window of Anopheles ziemanni chromosome 3, idAnoZiCoDA_A2_x.2, whole genome shotgun sequence:
- the LOC131285648 gene encoding mucin-2-like: MLVFLLSVVIASTTATLLRCSEQSFDAFGGVLPSGLSKSKYSICSDGVVHEIACPHGDHFDSASQKCITSHEFEQQAVMESYFEFEELCTNPNEVQFLPNPTNCTQYIICYGLVAIQQSCEYGLLFNPELGLCDIPSNVVCGYSCPRVDDPENPVWLPDARLEDCSRHYLCFQGNPIQFFCQNNLYFDVISNTCTYPQYSACSIPGVYCDALRTENIENPRSCTSYYTCLEGFPHFKSCANDEYFSTEMGRCVVGSCPPQVETTTQPLPTTPTGITSTIDLNTSTTSFTSTTDISTSTTSFTSTVISTEQSTTELSSNPTLSTPIITSTEITTEFPTPTMTTPGGETTPAVTTVDAGSTTVEVLSTTLDTTLDSTVSSTEASTTTTESGSTSDVSITTTEDGTTASTSEIPLTTGDVTSTEFISTTVSVPTITLPSTTESGSTIEVTISTTTEDPFTTVVTPTIESSTATEVGTTPEITISTTTEDPTTTETTFTTEVTPTVESSTATDAGTTAEVTISTTTEDPTTTETTFTTEVTPTVESSTTTEVGTTPEVTISTTTEDPTTTEASTTETTFTTEVTPTVESSTATEVGTTPEVTISTTTEDPTTTEASTTETTFTTEETPTVESSTTTEAEITTTTLPTTTIDPSEFCQGSGNGAFPYPGNCYQYILCLNGSGIISECAENQIFNATQRVCVPGDRSTCSFL, translated from the exons ATGTTAGTATTTCTACTCTCAGTGGTAATTGCTTCCACCACTGCAACGTTATTGCGTTGCTCGGAGCAATCTTTTGACGCATTTGGCGGTGTCCTGCCCAGTGGTTTATCAAAATCCAAATACTCCATATGTTCGGACGGTGTAGTGCACGAAATAGCTTGTCCTCATGGAGATCATTTTGATTCGGCTTCTCAAAAGTGTATCACGAGTCACGAGTTTGAGCAACAGGCAGTAATGGAATCTTATTTCGAATTCGAAGAGTTGTGCACGAACCCAAACGAGGTGCAGTTTCTACCAAACCCTACGAACTGTACTCAGTACATTATCTGCTACGGTCTGGTGGCAATCCAGCAAAGCTGTGAATATGGTCTACTTTTCAACCCCGAGCTAGGATTGTGTGACATCCCCAGCAACGTGGTATGTGGATACAGCTGCCCAAGGGTCGATGATCCCGAAAATCCAGTGTGGCTACCGGATGCAAGATTGGAAGATTGCTCAAG GCATTATCTGTGTTTTCAAGGAAATCCGATTCAATTCTTTTGTCAGAATAATCTATACTTTGATGTGATTTCAAATACGTGCACCTATCCACAGTATTCCGCTTGCAGTATTCCGGGAGTGTACTGTGATGCGCTTCGTAccgaaaacattgaaaatcccAGGAGCTGTACGTCGTACTACACCTGTCTGGAAGGATTTCCACATTTCAAGAGCTGCGCCAACGATGAATACTTTTCGACAGAAATGGGTCGTTGTGTCGTCGGTTCATGCCCGCCACAGGTTGAAACGACAACACAACCGTTGCCGACGACACCAACCGGTATAACTTCTACTATTGATTTGAATACAAGTACTACCAGCTTTACGTCTACTACAGATATCAGTACAAGCACGACCAGCTTTACTTCCACCGTAATTTCGACTGAACAATCGACCACAGAATTATCTTCTAATCCCACACTATCGACTCCAATCATAACGAGTACGGAAATAACGACGGAATTTCCTACACCAACGATGACTACCCCAGGAGGGGAAACAACTCCTGCAGTAACGACCGTTGATGCAGGCTCTACAACTGTTGAGGTACTTTCTACAACATTGGACACTACCTTGGATAGTACAGTTTCTTCGACGGAAGCTAGTACAACAACAACTGAGTCTGGTTCAACATCAGATGTATCCATAACAACTACAGAAGATGGTACAACTGCTTCAACTTCTGAAATCCCCCTCACTACAGGAGATGTGACATCTACTGAATTTATCTCCACTACTGTAAGTGTACCAACTATTACTCTACCATCTACAACAGAATCTGGCAGTACCATCGAAGTAACTATAAGTACTACTACAGAAGATCCGTTCACAACTGTAGTAACGCCAACGATAGAGTCTTCGACTGCAACAGAAGTTGGTACCACACCCGAAATAACTATCAGTACCACTACGGAAGATCCAACTACAACAGAAACTACTTTCACTACTGAAGTAACACCAACAGTAGAATCTTCGACTGCAACAGATGCTGGTACTACAGCCGAGGTAACTATCAGTACCACTACGGAAGATCCAACTACAACAGAAACTACTTTCACTACTGAAGTAACACCAACAGTAGAATCTTCGACTACAACAGAAGTTGGTACAACACCCGAAGTAACTATCAGTACCACTACGGAAGATCCAACTACAACAGAAGCATCTACAACAGAAACTACATTTACAACTGAAGTAACGCCAACAGTAGAATCTTCGACTGCAACAGAAGTTGGTACAACACCCGAAGTAACTATCAGTACCACTACAGAAGATCCAACTACAACAGAAGCATCTACAACAGAAACTACATTTACAACTGAAGAAACGCCAACAGTAGAATCTTCTACAACAACAGAAGCTGAAATTACTACAACCACTTTACCAACAACTACCATTGATCCGTCTGAGTTCTGCCAAGGATCCGGCAATGGAGCGTTCCCGTACCCTGGAAACTGTTACCAATATATATTGTGCCTCAACGGTTCCGGCATTATATCTGAGTGTGCCGAGAACCAAATTTTTAATGCAACTCAGCGAGTTTGCGTTCCTGGTGATCGAAGCACCTGCTCCTTCCTATAA